In Rhodoferax koreense, a genomic segment contains:
- a CDS encoding NIPSNAP family protein has protein sequence MSAIDYMAKPLIDHRIYTIALRKMPEFIEVFDRLAMPILRETLGHPIGFYTSLVGPQNQFVHLWGYDDLADYERRCRARDSHPDFPAYLKASGHLITAQETRLIKASPLQSMAGRPPR, from the coding sequence ATGAGCGCGATCGACTACATGGCCAAGCCGCTGATCGACCACCGCATCTACACCATCGCGCTGCGCAAGATGCCCGAGTTCATCGAGGTGTTCGACCGGCTGGCGATGCCGATCCTGCGAGAGACGCTAGGCCACCCGATCGGTTTCTACACCAGCCTGGTCGGGCCGCAGAACCAGTTCGTGCACCTGTGGGGCTACGACGACCTGGCCGACTACGAACGTCGCTGCCGGGCGCGCGACTCGCATCCCGACTTCCCGGCCTACCTCAAGGCCTCGGGCCATTTGATCACCGCGCAGGAGACGCGGCTGATCAAGGCCAGCCCGTTGCAAAGCATGGCGGGCCGACCGCCGCGATGA
- a CDS encoding FAD-dependent oxidoreductase, translating into MSQNIECDLVVVGSGAAGLATAITAKKRGLDVVVLEKEPVFGGTTALSGGVLWIPLGPHGRKQNKADTLEAVRTYMRKETGAFYDEAAVEAFLENGPKMVEFFERETEMQFVPTLYPDYHPDVAGGVDIGRSILAAPYDIRGLGKDMARLKPPLKTITFIGMMFNSSNADLKHFFQATKSLTSFVYVARRLVTHMKELLLYRRGINVTSGNALAARLAASALELGIPIHTGSPVREVVMEDGRATGVRVKSATGEFTVTAHQGVVLACGGFPQDVKRIAQAYPHVQRGGEHLSPTPLGNTGDGVNMAEALGATVDIRFKDSAAWMPVSKVPYANGEFGVFPHLLDRYKPGVIGVLRNGKRFTNESNSYHDVGAALTRACEGQTETAMWLVCDKPTLAKYGLGFVKPAPMPLGKHLRNGYLIKGDTLAELAHNAGIEATTLEATVAAYNVGAAQGEDPSFHRGSTSFNRYLADPAHQPNPCVAPVAQGPFYAVKLVMGDLGTFDGIQTSVVGEVLKRDGTPIDGLYAVGNDRASIMGGNYPGAGITHGPNMTFGYVTGNHIADKAEATQLIANVVMATKKDKVYA; encoded by the coding sequence ATGTCCCAGAACATCGAATGCGACCTCGTGGTCGTCGGCTCCGGCGCCGCCGGCCTGGCCACCGCCATCACCGCGAAGAAACGCGGCCTCGACGTGGTGGTGCTGGAAAAAGAACCCGTGTTCGGCGGCACCACGGCGCTGTCTGGCGGCGTGTTGTGGATTCCGCTCGGGCCGCACGGCCGCAAGCAGAACAAGGCCGACACGCTGGAGGCCGTGCGCACCTACATGCGCAAGGAAACCGGCGCCTTCTACGATGAGGCCGCCGTCGAAGCTTTCCTGGAAAACGGCCCCAAGATGGTCGAGTTCTTCGAGCGCGAGACCGAGATGCAGTTCGTGCCGACGCTCTACCCCGACTACCACCCCGACGTCGCCGGCGGCGTGGACATCGGCCGCTCGATCCTGGCCGCGCCCTACGACATCCGCGGCCTGGGCAAGGACATGGCGCGGCTGAAGCCGCCGCTGAAGACCATCACCTTCATCGGCATGATGTTCAATTCGTCCAATGCCGACCTGAAGCATTTCTTCCAGGCGACGAAGTCGCTGACCTCCTTCGTCTACGTGGCCAGGCGCCTGGTGACGCACATGAAGGAATTGCTGCTGTACCGCCGCGGCATCAACGTGACCAGCGGCAATGCGCTGGCGGCGCGGCTCGCGGCTTCGGCGCTGGAGCTCGGCATCCCCATCCACACCGGCAGCCCGGTGCGCGAGGTCGTGATGGAGGACGGGCGCGCCACCGGCGTGCGGGTCAAGTCCGCAACCGGCGAGTTCACCGTGACCGCGCACCAGGGCGTGGTGCTGGCCTGCGGCGGCTTTCCACAGGACGTGAAACGCATCGCCCAGGCCTATCCGCATGTGCAGCGCGGCGGCGAACACCTGTCGCCCACGCCCTTGGGCAACACCGGCGACGGCGTGAACATGGCCGAGGCGCTGGGCGCGACGGTGGACATCCGTTTCAAGGACTCGGCCGCCTGGATGCCGGTGTCCAAGGTGCCCTACGCGAATGGCGAATTCGGCGTGTTCCCCCATCTGCTCGACCGCTACAAGCCCGGCGTGATCGGTGTGCTGCGCAACGGCAAGCGTTTTACCAACGAGTCGAATTCGTACCACGACGTCGGCGCCGCCCTCACGCGCGCCTGCGAAGGCCAGACGGAGACTGCGATGTGGCTGGTCTGCGACAAGCCCACGCTCGCCAAATACGGCCTGGGTTTCGTCAAGCCGGCGCCGATGCCGCTGGGCAAACACCTGCGCAACGGCTACCTGATCAAGGGTGACACACTGGCCGAACTGGCGCACAACGCCGGCATCGAAGCGACAACGCTGGAGGCCACCGTGGCGGCCTACAACGTCGGCGCCGCCCAGGGCGAAGACCCGTCCTTCCACCGTGGCAGCACCAGTTTCAACCGCTACCTCGCCGACCCGGCGCACCAGCCCAACCCCTGCGTGGCGCCGGTGGCCCAAGGCCCGTTCTATGCGGTAAAGCTGGTGATGGGCGACCTCGGCACCTTCGACGGCATCCAGACCAGCGTGGTGGGCGAAGTGCTCAAGCGCGACGGCACGCCGATCGATGGCCTCTACGCCGTGGGCAACGACCGCGCCAGCATCATGGGCGGCAACTACCCCGGCGCCGGCATCACACACGGGCCGAACATGACCTTCGGTTATGTGACCGGCAACCACATCGCGGACAAGGCCGAGGCCACGCAGCTGATCGCCAACGTGGTCATGGCCACGAAGAAGGACAAGGTGTACGCATGA
- a CDS encoding SDR family NAD(P)-dependent oxidoreductase produces the protein MSEHWLGLARKVCVVTGAASGIGAAVARGLADAGAAVALLDRDAAGCEALAAELRAADHTAIAVACDTSREDSVAAAAEKVQVELGDCHALVNNAGFLRAGTLDDVSLADWNAVLAVNLTGYLLCARAFAKPMRAAGQGSIVNVASISARFPQARSGAYSASKSGVLLLSRQIAVEWGPEGVRSNAICPGMIRTALSAKFYEEPGFEAKRAAVTASRRVGEPQDIADVALFLASPRSAYVNGAEVMVDGGMSSMLMDMVPRPGFNNS, from the coding sequence ATGAGTGAACATTGGCTGGGCCTGGCCCGCAAGGTGTGTGTGGTGACCGGCGCCGCAAGCGGCATCGGCGCGGCCGTGGCGCGCGGCCTGGCCGATGCCGGTGCGGCGGTCGCGCTGCTCGACCGCGACGCGGCGGGCTGCGAAGCCCTGGCGGCCGAACTGCGGGCCGCCGACCACACCGCCATCGCCGTGGCCTGCGACACCTCGCGCGAGGACAGCGTTGCCGCCGCCGCCGAAAAAGTCCAAGTCGAACTCGGCGACTGCCATGCGCTGGTGAACAACGCAGGCTTCCTGCGCGCGGGAACACTCGACGACGTGAGCCTGGCCGACTGGAACGCCGTGCTGGCCGTCAACCTCACCGGCTACCTGCTGTGCGCGCGCGCCTTCGCCAAGCCGATGCGCGCCGCCGGCCAGGGCAGCATCGTCAACGTCGCCTCCATCTCGGCCCGCTTCCCACAGGCGCGCAGCGGCGCCTACAGCGCGAGCAAGTCCGGTGTGCTGCTCTTGTCGCGGCAGATCGCCGTGGAATGGGGGCCGGAAGGCGTGCGCAGCAATGCCATCTGCCCGGGGATGATCCGCACGGCACTGTCGGCCAAGTTCTACGAAGAGCCAGGCTTCGAGGCCAAACGCGCGGCCGTCACCGCCAGCCGGCGCGTGGGCGAGCCCCAGGACATCGCCGACGTGGCGCTGTTCCTGGCGAGCCCGCGCTCGGCCTACGTGAATGGCGCCGAGGTGATGGTGGACGGTGGCATGAGTTCGATGCTCATGGACATGGTGCCAAGGCCCGGTTTTAACAATTCATAA
- a CDS encoding helix-turn-helix domain-containing protein — protein sequence MARSIPNYALYGDQAEPAWSNSFNFEWIPQRSAPYNWEIQPHVHDAFIQLLYLTEGGVDVQLDNMRQTVSAPCLLLVPAGTVHSFRFERDTNGPVITATQKPLESLAAVVMPELVATIRTPAVIALDGATRYTEALMPLFLAVEQESRIHARGQVAVGMSLLTALLVQVSRIHVSHQPTTAPIHSRKAAQIERFRALLDARFRTRCSVESYADELGVTPGQLTRLCREVLGMSSLDVINARVMHEAQRDLVYSTITIQQLAAALGFEDEAYFSRFFRKHSGQTPKEFRRLALQQVAAPADAVGAP from the coding sequence ATGGCCAGAAGCATCCCCAACTACGCGCTGTACGGCGACCAGGCCGAACCGGCGTGGTCCAACTCGTTCAACTTCGAGTGGATTCCGCAGCGCTCGGCGCCTTACAACTGGGAAATCCAGCCGCATGTGCACGATGCGTTCATCCAGTTGCTCTACCTCACCGAAGGCGGAGTGGACGTGCAACTCGACAACATGCGCCAGACCGTCTCCGCTCCTTGCCTGCTTCTGGTGCCGGCCGGCACCGTGCACAGTTTTCGCTTCGAGCGCGATACCAACGGCCCGGTGATCACCGCCACGCAGAAGCCGCTCGAATCGCTGGCCGCCGTGGTCATGCCCGAACTCGTGGCTACCATCCGCACACCGGCCGTGATCGCGCTGGACGGCGCCACGCGCTACACCGAGGCGCTGATGCCACTGTTCCTGGCTGTGGAGCAGGAGTCGCGCATCCATGCGCGCGGCCAGGTGGCGGTGGGCATGTCGCTCCTGACGGCGCTGCTGGTGCAGGTGTCGCGCATCCATGTGAGCCACCAGCCGACGACCGCGCCCATTCATTCGCGCAAGGCCGCGCAGATCGAGCGCTTCCGCGCGCTGCTCGATGCGCGCTTTCGCACGCGCTGCAGCGTCGAGTCGTATGCCGACGAACTCGGCGTGACCCCGGGCCAGCTCACGCGGCTGTGTCGCGAGGTGCTCGGCATGTCGAGCCTGGACGTGATCAACGCGCGGGTGATGCACGAGGCGCAGCGCGACCTGGTGTATTCGACGATCACCATCCAGCAACTCGCGGCGGCGCTGGGTTTCGAGGACGAGGCCTATTTCAGCCGTTTCTTCCGCAAGCACAGCGGGCAGACGCCCAAGGAGTTCCGGCGCCTGGCGCTGCAGCAGGTGGCGGCGCCCGCGGACGCTGTAGGAGCGCCCTGA
- a CDS encoding thioredoxin family protein has translation MSNEYTSAEPSRADIDATRGLMVLEFGDAYCSICAAARPAIETAMRTRPEVKHLKIADGRGRPLGRSFGIKLWPTLVFLQDGREVTRLVRPMDDQPIAMALQSLRADVAPA, from the coding sequence ATGAGCAATGAATACACCAGCGCCGAGCCGTCACGGGCCGACATCGACGCCACCCGCGGCCTGATGGTGCTGGAGTTCGGCGATGCCTATTGCAGCATCTGCGCAGCAGCCCGACCGGCCATCGAAACCGCGATGCGGACGCGGCCCGAAGTGAAGCACCTGAAGATTGCGGACGGCCGAGGCAGGCCGCTGGGCCGGTCGTTTGGCATCAAGCTCTGGCCGACCCTGGTGTTTCTGCAGGACGGGCGCGAGGTCACGCGGCTGGTGCGGCCGATGGACGACCAGCCGATCGCCATGGCGCTGCAGTCCTTGCGGGCGGATGTGGCACCGGCTTGA
- a CDS encoding acyl CoA:acetate/3-ketoacid CoA transferase, giving the protein MASKFMTAAEAVALIQDNDTVGLMGGGGGLMEATHLFEAVQARYLATQSPKRLTVVHALGIGDKKSKGMNCFAHEGLVKRVIGGHWVWSPAMQQLAEREKIEAYILPGGVSSQLLREIGGARPGLFTHVGLGTVCDPRLGGGKMNKSAVEDLAEVTQVDGVEYLRYKPFPVNVALVRASAADEDGNISFEHEAANLDAQSLALAARTSGGKVIVQVKERLPRGALKAREVRIPAAWVDAVVVDPDQQTSYAIPFDPAFSGELTGAARYQSESADHAAENAVPADAFSERQAIARRAAEEIFNTGKARPVVNYGVGVPDAVAKLLAKRGQMDRIYQTIEHGTYGGTLMDGVLFGYARNASAMLDAATQFDFYAGGGLDVAFLGFGEFDAQGSVNVSRLGGLTVGPGGFIDIAQNARKVVFCGTFSAKGVKLATGDGEMRVVQQGAVQKLVPQVEQITFSGPQGLVRGQQVFYFTERANFRLTAEGVELFEIAPGIDLQRDVLDQMGFAPKIAAEVKVMAARFFVAAEG; this is encoded by the coding sequence ATGGCATCCAAGTTCATGACGGCCGCCGAAGCGGTGGCACTGATCCAGGACAACGACACCGTGGGCCTGATGGGCGGCGGCGGCGGGCTGATGGAGGCCACGCACCTGTTCGAAGCCGTGCAGGCACGTTATCTCGCCACGCAGTCGCCGAAGCGGCTCACCGTGGTGCATGCGCTCGGCATCGGCGACAAGAAGAGCAAGGGCATGAACTGCTTCGCCCACGAGGGCCTGGTGAAGCGCGTCATCGGCGGGCACTGGGTCTGGTCGCCGGCCATGCAGCAACTCGCCGAGCGCGAGAAGATCGAGGCCTACATCCTGCCCGGCGGCGTATCGTCGCAGCTGCTGCGCGAGATCGGCGGCGCGCGGCCCGGCCTGTTCACCCATGTGGGCCTGGGCACCGTGTGCGACCCGCGCTTGGGCGGCGGCAAGATGAACAAGTCGGCGGTTGAGGACCTGGCCGAGGTCACGCAGGTCGATGGCGTGGAATACCTGCGCTACAAGCCCTTCCCGGTGAACGTGGCGCTGGTGCGCGCCAGCGCGGCCGACGAGGACGGCAACATCAGCTTCGAACACGAGGCCGCGAACCTGGACGCGCAGTCGCTGGCCCTGGCCGCGCGCACCAGTGGTGGCAAGGTGATCGTGCAGGTCAAGGAACGGCTGCCGCGCGGCGCGCTCAAGGCCCGCGAGGTGCGCATCCCGGCCGCCTGGGTGGACGCTGTGGTGGTCGACCCGGACCAGCAGACGAGTTATGCGATCCCCTTCGATCCGGCCTTCAGCGGAGAACTGACGGGCGCAGCACGCTATCAAAGTGAGAGCGCCGACCACGCCGCCGAAAATGCTGTGCCGGCCGATGCCTTCAGCGAACGCCAAGCCATCGCGCGCCGTGCCGCGGAAGAAATCTTCAACACCGGCAAGGCCCGGCCGGTGGTGAACTACGGCGTGGGTGTACCCGATGCCGTGGCCAAGCTGCTGGCCAAACGCGGCCAGATGGACCGCATCTACCAGACCATCGAACATGGCACCTACGGCGGCACCTTGATGGACGGCGTGTTGTTCGGCTACGCGCGCAACGCCAGCGCCATGCTGGACGCGGCCACGCAGTTCGACTTCTATGCCGGCGGCGGGCTCGACGTGGCCTTCCTCGGCTTCGGCGAATTCGATGCGCAGGGCAGCGTCAACGTGTCGCGCCTGGGCGGGCTGACCGTCGGCCCCGGCGGCTTCATCGACATCGCCCAGAACGCGCGCAAGGTGGTGTTCTGCGGCACGTTTTCCGCCAAGGGTGTGAAGCTGGCTACGGGCGACGGCGAGATGCGCGTGGTGCAGCAGGGCGCGGTACAGAAACTCGTGCCGCAGGTGGAGCAGATCACCTTCAGCGGACCGCAGGGGCTGGTGCGCGGGCAGCAGGTTTTCTACTTCACCGAACGGGCCAACTTCAGGCTGACGGCCGAAGGCGTTGAGCTGTTCGAGATCGCGCCGGGCATCGACCTGCAGCGCGACGTGCTCGACCAGATGGGGTTTGCGCCGAAGATTGCCGCCGAGGTGAAGGTGATGGCGGCGCGGTTTTTTGTGGCCGCTGAGGGGTAG
- a CDS encoding acyl-CoA dehydrogenase family protein — MNFELSDEQKMMIDTVRRFIKQELKPLEEEVEEKGFLEKAKAEVIHEKAKELGLYAMNIPAELGGGGLSAVDRILCEEQFGHTTDILIRRAFGNVYEPILECRGEQVARWLTPTVEGRRTCAIAITESGAGSDAQGIKTHAKKTDTGWVLNGSKHFISDGEWSDFFLVSAKTGEKDISMFMVDKGLPGFTIGKDQKMMGLRGTPHLELFFDNVPLEPLALLGAEGQGFKLAMGALNVVRLAQVGARAVGKASHVLELMNEYANERKQFGQKIGDFQMVQQMLADSVIEINAARWMVIHAAWMIDQGLDARTHIAMVKVHAAETLGRVVDRAVQVFGGMGFCKELPIERYYRDARIYRIFDGTSEIHRTVIAKTVMKKGAALFELNR; from the coding sequence ATGAATTTCGAGCTCAGCGACGAACAGAAAATGATGATCGACACGGTTCGCCGCTTCATCAAGCAGGAACTCAAGCCGCTGGAGGAAGAGGTCGAGGAAAAAGGTTTTCTGGAGAAAGCCAAGGCCGAAGTCATTCATGAAAAAGCCAAGGAACTCGGCCTCTATGCGATGAACATTCCGGCCGAGCTCGGCGGCGGCGGCCTGTCGGCCGTGGACCGCATCCTGTGCGAGGAGCAGTTCGGCCACACCACCGACATCCTGATCCGCCGGGCCTTCGGCAACGTTTACGAGCCCATCCTCGAATGCCGGGGCGAGCAGGTGGCGCGCTGGCTCACGCCCACGGTCGAAGGCAGGCGCACCTGCGCCATCGCCATCACCGAATCGGGCGCGGGCTCGGACGCGCAAGGCATCAAGACCCACGCGAAGAAAACCGATACGGGCTGGGTGCTCAACGGCAGCAAACATTTCATCAGCGACGGCGAATGGAGTGATTTCTTCCTGGTCTCTGCGAAGACCGGCGAGAAGGACATCTCGATGTTCATGGTGGACAAGGGCCTGCCCGGCTTCACCATCGGCAAGGACCAAAAGATGATGGGCCTGCGCGGCACGCCGCACCTGGAACTGTTCTTCGACAACGTGCCGCTCGAGCCGCTGGCCCTGCTCGGCGCCGAGGGCCAGGGCTTCAAGCTGGCCATGGGCGCGCTCAACGTGGTGCGACTGGCCCAGGTGGGCGCGCGCGCCGTGGGCAAGGCCAGCCACGTGCTGGAGCTGATGAACGAATACGCGAATGAACGCAAGCAGTTCGGCCAGAAGATCGGCGACTTCCAGATGGTGCAGCAGATGCTGGCCGACAGTGTGATCGAAATCAACGCCGCGCGCTGGATGGTGATTCACGCCGCATGGATGATCGACCAGGGCCTGGACGCGCGCACCCACATCGCGATGGTGAAGGTGCACGCCGCCGAGACGCTGGGCCGCGTGGTCGACCGGGCGGTGCAGGTCTTCGGCGGCATGGGCTTCTGCAAGGAGTTGCCGATCGAGCGTTATTACCGCGATGCGCGCATCTACCGCATCTTCGATGGCACGAGCGAAATCCACCGCACGGTGATCGCCAAGACGGTGATGAAGAAGGGCGCGGCCCTCTTCGAGCTGAACCGTTGA
- a CDS encoding IclR family transcriptional regulator, with the protein MNGILERTLGILELLASRGEGMELAAIADQLDIPRSAVHRLLADLVRCGYVRQSRDHGEYMLTTKLVSLGLSFLGNTGIVDVAQPLLDRLAEISGELVRLSVVDGTRLTWVARAQGARQGLRYDPDMGSDARISCSSSGHAWMLALSDEEALALVAQQGLGLPGEFGPNAPTSLKQLLEQVHAARERGFSMTRDTYTAGLSAMAAPVRLPGQPPMGIISIAGPSARFTDERMLALAPQLLDFAAQMAAASRASPFFNRKPQPVGRQPIYAP; encoded by the coding sequence ATGAACGGAATACTGGAACGAACCCTCGGCATCCTCGAATTGCTGGCCTCCCGGGGCGAAGGCATGGAACTGGCCGCCATCGCCGACCAGCTCGACATCCCACGCAGTGCCGTGCACCGCCTGCTGGCCGACCTGGTGCGCTGCGGCTACGTGCGCCAGAGCCGCGACCACGGCGAATACATGCTGACCACCAAACTGGTCTCGCTGGGCCTGAGCTTCCTCGGCAACACCGGCATCGTCGACGTGGCCCAGCCCCTGCTGGACCGACTGGCGGAGATCTCGGGCGAGCTGGTGCGGCTCAGCGTGGTCGACGGCACCCGCCTCACCTGGGTGGCCCGCGCGCAGGGCGCCCGCCAGGGCCTGCGTTATGACCCGGACATGGGCAGCGATGCACGCATCAGCTGTTCGTCGTCCGGCCACGCCTGGATGCTGGCCTTGAGCGACGAGGAGGCGCTGGCGCTGGTCGCGCAGCAGGGCCTGGGCCTGCCCGGCGAATTCGGCCCGAACGCGCCCACCTCGCTCAAGCAGCTGCTGGAACAGGTGCATGCCGCGCGCGAGCGCGGCTTCAGCATGACCCGCGACACCTACACCGCGGGCCTCTCCGCCATGGCCGCACCGGTGCGCCTGCCGGGCCAGCCGCCGATGGGCATCATCAGCATCGCCGGGCCGAGTGCGCGCTTCACCGATGAACGCATGCTGGCGCTGGCGCCGCAGCTGCTCGACTTCGCCGCGCAGATGGCCGCGGCCAGCCGCGCCTCGCCCTTCTTCAACCGCAAGCCGCAGCCCGTGGGCCGGCAGCCGATCTACGCGCCCTGA
- a CDS encoding sugar phosphate isomerase/epimerase family protein — protein MLPDFSMAYLTAASFTAPEAIEVAAEVGYQQVGLRLMSNGPGAIFQELLDAPEVLRETLARMKDTGVQVYDLEIIRIGDNFNPDDYLRLFDAGVQLGAKAVLVAGDDKDAARLAASYARLCEVMRPFGLNADLEFMPWTPVSDANAALAVVRAAGMPANAGILVDGIHFGRSHTSLADIAAIPKSLLHYAQLCDATPGTDFTEAELIHTARIERLLPGEGGIDLTGLFAALPRTLPVSVEVPNAVRMPLVGPKEWARQCLEASRAFIAKLPPP, from the coding sequence ATGCTGCCCGATTTCTCCATGGCCTATCTCACGGCCGCCTCCTTCACCGCACCCGAGGCCATCGAAGTGGCCGCGGAAGTCGGTTACCAGCAGGTCGGCCTGCGCCTGATGTCGAACGGCCCGGGCGCCATCTTCCAGGAACTGCTGGACGCACCGGAAGTCCTGCGCGAAACGCTGGCTCGGATGAAGGACACCGGCGTGCAGGTCTATGACCTGGAGATCATCCGCATCGGCGACAACTTCAATCCCGACGACTACCTGCGGCTGTTCGACGCCGGTGTGCAGCTGGGCGCCAAGGCCGTGCTGGTGGCTGGCGACGACAAGGACGCGGCGCGCCTGGCCGCTTCGTACGCCCGCCTGTGCGAGGTGATGCGGCCCTTCGGCCTGAACGCCGACCTCGAGTTCATGCCGTGGACGCCGGTCTCCGACGCCAACGCCGCGCTGGCTGTGGTGCGCGCCGCGGGCATGCCGGCCAACGCCGGCATCCTGGTGGACGGCATCCATTTCGGCCGCTCCCACACCAGCCTGGCCGACATCGCCGCCATCCCGAAGTCGCTGCTGCATTACGCGCAACTCTGCGATGCCACGCCCGGCACCGACTTCACCGAAGCCGAGCTGATCCACACCGCACGCATCGAGCGGCTGCTGCCGGGTGAAGGCGGCATCGACCTGACGGGCCTGTTCGCCGCGCTGCCACGTACACTCCCGGTCAGCGTGGAAGTGCCCAATGCCGTGCGCATGCCACTGGTCGGCCCCAAGGAATGGGCGCGCCAGTGCCTGGAAGCGAGCCGGGCCTTCATCGCGAAGTTGCCACCTCCCTAA
- a CDS encoding shikimate dehydrogenase, translated as MSSHPSFGLAGVMGWPVTHSRSPLIHNHWLAQYGLKGVYVPLQVHIDKLADALRGLPALGFAGCNLTLPHKVEAMKLVDRVDETARRMGAMNCVVVQPDGSLSGFNYDGAGYIQSLLDAKPDWRADAGPVTVLGAGGAARAVVLSLADRGAKEIRLLNRTFDKAQALATEFGAPVRAVPWEQRDAALADAALLVNTTNQGMHGQPALDISLDQLPRTALVSDVIYIPLETPLLQAARERGNPTVNGLGMLLNQARPAFKAWFGVMPEITPELLKKVLATF; from the coding sequence ATGTCTTCACACCCTTCATTCGGCCTGGCCGGCGTCATGGGCTGGCCCGTGACCCACTCGCGTTCCCCGCTGATCCACAACCACTGGCTCGCGCAATACGGACTGAAGGGCGTCTACGTACCGCTGCAGGTGCACATCGACAAGCTGGCCGACGCGTTGCGCGGCCTGCCGGCGCTGGGTTTCGCCGGCTGCAACCTCACGCTGCCGCACAAGGTCGAAGCGATGAAGCTCGTCGACCGCGTCGACGAGACCGCGCGCCGCATGGGTGCGATGAACTGCGTCGTGGTGCAGCCCGACGGCTCGCTCAGCGGCTTCAACTACGACGGCGCGGGCTACATCCAGAGCCTGCTCGACGCCAAGCCCGACTGGCGCGCCGATGCCGGCCCCGTGACCGTGCTTGGCGCCGGCGGTGCGGCGCGTGCCGTGGTGCTGAGCCTGGCCGACCGCGGCGCCAAGGAAATCCGCCTGCTCAATCGCACCTTCGACAAGGCGCAGGCGCTGGCCACCGAATTCGGCGCCCCGGTGCGCGCCGTGCCCTGGGAACAACGCGACGCGGCGCTGGCCGACGCGGCCCTGCTGGTCAACACCACCAACCAGGGCATGCACGGCCAGCCTGCGCTCGACATCTCGCTCGACCAACTGCCCAGGACCGCGCTGGTCTCCGACGTGATCTACATCCCGCTGGAAACCCCGCTGCTCCAGGCCGCGCGCGAACGCGGCAATCCCACGGTGAACGGCCTGGGCATGCTGCTGAACCAGGCGCGGCCGGCGTTCAAGGCGTGGTTCGGGGTGATGCCGGAGATCACGCCGGAGCTGTTGAAGAAGGTGCTGGCGACGTTCTGA
- a CDS encoding LysR family transcriptional regulator, translating into MARSSERPPFPLLRTFARVAERGSLSAAARDLGLAQSSVSRQLRELEQFYGCALLLRTTRATRLTEAGEQVYRHAREWLGADQALRERLSTGGSVPQGTLRMTAPSAFGALVVTPFCAEFGRRHAEVRIDIKLTDRDLDLVREDLDLALRIGRLPDSGLVAQSLGQLEEVAVARRTLVAARMPAHPAELAQLPWVGFSGLRQRLPFVFVRGEDRALIEPPCRLWTDAIIAHREALLSGAGAGVIHRYAVADALEDGRLVQLLPQWQLPLWPLWAVQPARGGPSLLQVWLKELSERLAKLPGWRKD; encoded by the coding sequence CTGGCCAGATCAAGTGAGCGACCTCCATTCCCCCTGCTACGGACCTTTGCCCGCGTCGCGGAACGCGGCAGCCTGTCGGCGGCGGCGCGTGACCTGGGCTTGGCCCAGTCCAGCGTGAGCCGACAGTTGAGAGAGCTGGAGCAGTTCTACGGCTGCGCGTTGCTGTTGCGAACCACACGCGCCACGCGCCTCACCGAGGCCGGTGAGCAGGTCTACCGACATGCGCGGGAGTGGCTGGGCGCCGACCAGGCCCTGCGAGAGCGCCTGAGCACGGGCGGCTCGGTGCCGCAGGGTACGTTGCGGATGACCGCCCCGTCGGCCTTCGGCGCTTTGGTGGTGACGCCGTTTTGCGCTGAATTCGGGCGACGCCATGCAGAGGTCCGCATCGACATCAAGCTCACGGACCGCGACCTGGACCTGGTGCGCGAGGACCTCGACCTGGCTTTGCGCATCGGCAGGCTCCCGGACTCCGGTCTGGTGGCGCAATCGCTGGGACAACTTGAAGAAGTGGCTGTGGCTCGCCGTACGCTCGTGGCGGCGAGGATGCCGGCGCATCCGGCAGAGTTGGCGCAGTTGCCCTGGGTGGGCTTTTCCGGCCTTCGCCAACGCCTGCCTTTCGTGTTCGTCCGTGGCGAAGACCGTGCCTTGATCGAGCCGCCATGCCGCCTGTGGACGGACGCCATCATCGCGCACCGCGAAGCCTTGCTCAGCGGCGCGGGCGCGGGCGTGATTCACCGCTATGCCGTGGCGGATGCGCTCGAGGACGGCCGGCTCGTGCAGTTGCTGCCGCAATGGCAGCTGCCGCTGTGGCCGCTATGGGCCGTGCAACCCGCGCGTGGCGGCCCCTCGCTGCTGCAGGTCTGGCTGAAGGAGCTGTCCGAACGGCTGGCGAAGCTGCCGGGCTGGCGGAAAGATTAA